A part of Anaerobranca gottschalkii DSM 13577 genomic DNA contains:
- a CDS encoding GTPase domain-containing protein, whose product MKILVVGKPNVGKTLFIIQLIKQFNVDNLTYTFIHHNGHKYKKKLSIDEGINLLVSDKANHTLNIHDFTIPIKKGKGKIEISVMDSCGILPIIHHIDTIREGIAQTLQQFKQASAIFHVIDSSCYVSDSIIDKEIYDFGLQQNNYLILANKIDIERGQLTVPRIKNDFSKAIVLPVSAKTGEGMREVIKYVNKLI is encoded by the coding sequence ATGAAAATTTTAGTTGTCGGTAAACCTAATGTTGGTAAAACACTATTTATCATTCAATTAATTAAGCAATTCAATGTCGATAATTTGACTTATACTTTTATTCACCATAATGGTCATAAATATAAAAAAAAATTGTCTATAGATGAAGGAATAAATTTACTTGTCAGTGATAAAGCAAACCATACATTAAATATCCATGATTTTACCATTCCTATAAAGAAAGGAAAAGGGAAGATCGAAATATCAGTTATGGACTCTTGTGGTATTTTACCTATAATTCATCACATAGATACAATAAGGGAGGGTATAGCCCAAACCTTGCAGCAATTTAAGCAAGCTTCTGCCATTTTCCATGTAATAGATAGTAGTTGCTATGTAAGTGATAGTATTATAGATAAAGAAATTTATGATTTTGGTTTACAACAAAATAACTATTTAATTTTGGCTAATAAAATTGATATAGAGAGAGGACAACTAACAGTTCCCCGAATCAAAAATGATTTTTCAAAGGCTATTGTTTTACCTGTTTCAGCAAAAACGGGTGAAGGAATGAGGGAGGTGATAAAATATGTTAATAAACTTATTTAA
- the spoVK gene encoding stage V sporulation protein K, translating to MRDDDIFEKLKKGRLNPVDAIRLLKGDTEGEKSNKIDLVSIDPTKELDELIGLEEIKDFIRELEAFITIQKKRKEQGLQTQPIVLHMIFKGNPGTGKTTVARILGKIFKHLEILDKGHLVEVERADLVGEYIGQTAQKTREKINSAMGGILFIDEAYSLARGGEKDFGKEAIDTLVKAMEDKKEQFVLILAGYEEQMEYFLKTNPGLKSRFPIHINFKNYKIDDLIEIGKLMLKQRDYKFSKDAELKLRSILEKHFSENPINFSNARLVRNIIEKAIRLQAVRLLKERNITKEKLMIIEKEDITEGGLK from the coding sequence ATGAGAGATGATGACATCTTTGAAAAATTAAAAAAGGGAAGGTTAAACCCTGTCGATGCTATTAGATTATTAAAGGGCGATACTGAAGGAGAAAAAAGTAACAAAATTGATTTAGTTTCTATAGATCCTACTAAAGAATTAGATGAATTAATAGGTCTTGAGGAAATTAAAGACTTCATCAGAGAATTAGAAGCTTTTATAACTATACAAAAAAAAAGAAAAGAACAAGGTTTGCAAACTCAGCCTATAGTTTTACATATGATTTTTAAAGGTAATCCTGGAACAGGAAAAACCACAGTAGCGAGAATATTAGGAAAGATTTTTAAGCACTTAGAAATATTAGATAAAGGACATCTAGTGGAAGTAGAAAGGGCAGATTTAGTGGGAGAGTATATAGGGCAAACTGCTCAAAAAACTAGGGAAAAAATCAATTCAGCAATGGGAGGAATACTTTTCATCGATGAGGCTTACTCATTAGCAAGAGGGGGTGAAAAGGACTTCGGTAAAGAAGCTATTGATACATTAGTAAAAGCAATGGAAGATAAAAAAGAACAATTTGTATTAATATTGGCAGGATATGAAGAACAAATGGAATATTTTTTAAAAACAAATCCTGGCCTTAAATCAAGGTTTCCTATTCATATTAACTTTAAGAATTATAAAATAGATGATTTAATAGAAATTGGTAAATTAATGTTAAAACAAAGGGACTATAAATTTAGTAAAGATGCAGAATTAAAGCTAAGATCTATTTTAGAAAAACATTTTAGTGAAAATCCTATAAATTTTTCTAATGCTAGATTAGTGCGGAACATCATTGAAAAAGCAATTCGCCTTCAAGCAGTCCGATTGTTAAAAGAAAGAAATATCACCAAAGAAAAATTGATGATCATTGAAAAAGAAGATATTACAGAAGGAGGTTTAAAATGA
- the hfq gene encoding RNA chaperone Hfq translates to MSKGINLQDLILNSIRKDNAPVTIYLVSGIQLKGYVKGFDSFTILLENDGKQQLIYKHAVSTIVPHKNLNLNFQNNSSNN, encoded by the coding sequence ATGAGTAAAGGAATTAATTTGCAAGATTTAATCTTAAATTCAATTAGAAAGGATAATGCTCCAGTAACTATATATTTAGTTAGTGGAATCCAATTAAAAGGTTATGTCAAAGGTTTTGATAGTTTCACAATTCTATTAGAAAACGATGGTAAGCAGCAACTTATTTATAAACATGCTGTTTCTACAATTGTTCCACATAAGAACCTAAACTTAAATTTCCAAAATAATTCAAGTAATAATTAA